A window from Bos indicus isolate NIAB-ARS_2022 breed Sahiwal x Tharparkar chromosome 1, NIAB-ARS_B.indTharparkar_mat_pri_1.0, whole genome shotgun sequence encodes these proteins:
- the SLC35A5 gene encoding UDP-sugar transporter protein SLC35A5 isoform X1, whose translation MCDKKAFLDVGEKPVLTEEGRYLFGLCRLRPARVVGVGIFQRVSHQFPRSCALLYTRELKNSGMESNCGHPMLSASSAMYTFLLGAIFITLSSSRILLVKYSANEENKYDYLPTTVNVCSELVKLVFCALVSFWVLKKEDHQNRKLRCGSWKEFFNFMKWSIPAFLYFLDNLIVFYVLSYLQPAMAVIFSNFSIITTALLFRIVLKRHLNRIQWASLLILFLSIVALTSGTETSQHSLAGHGFHHDALFSPSNSCLLFRSECPRKDNCTAKEWTFSEAQWNTTARVFSHIRLGLGHVLIIVQCFISSMANIYNEKILKEGNQLTESIFVQNSKLYFFGVLFNGLTLGLQSGNRDQIKNCGIFYGHNAFSVALIFVTAFQGLSVAFILKFLDNMFHVLMAQVTTVVITTVSVLVFDFRPSLEFFLEAPSVLLSILIYNASNPQGVENVPRKERIRDLSGTLWERSSGDGEELERLTKPKSDIESDEDTF comes from the exons ATGTGTGACAAGAAGGCGTTCCTAGATGTTGGAGAGAAACCTGTCCTTACCGAGGAGGGGAGATATCTCTTTGGCCTCTGTAGGCTTAGGCCCGCTAGGGTTGTGGGTGTTGGCATTTTTCAACGCGTCTCCCATCAGTTTCCCAGGTCCTGTGCGCTGCTTTATACTAG GGAATTAAAAAACAGTGGAATGGAAAGCAATTGTGGTCATCCCATGTTAAGCGCCTCGTCAGCAATGTATACATTCCTGCTGGGGGCCATATTCATTACTTTAAGCTCAAGTCGCATCCTACTGGTAAAATATTCAGCTAATGAAG AGAACAAATATGATTATCTTCCAACTACTGTGAATGTGTGCTCAGAACTGGTAAAGCTGGTTTTCTGTGCGCTTGTGTCATTCTGGGTTTTAAAGAAAG aagatcaTCAAAATAGAAAGTTGAGATGTGGTTCCTGGAAGGAATTCTTCAATTTCATGAAGTGGTCCATTCCTGCCTTTCTTTATTTCCTGGATAATTTGATTGTCTTCTATGTCCTTTCCTATCTTCAGCCT gCCATGGCTGTTATCTTCTCAAATTTTAGCATTATAACAACAGCTCTCCTATTCAGGATAGTACTGAA GAGGCATCTAAACAGGATACAGTGGGCTTCCCTCCTGATTCTGTTTTTGTCTATTGTGGCCCTCACTTCTGGGACGGAGACCTCACAGCATAGCCTGGCAGGACATGGATTTCATCATGACGCCCTCTTCAGCCCATCCAATTCCTGTCTTCTCTTCAGAAGTGAGTGTCCCAGGAAAGACAATTGCACAGCAAAGGAGTGGACATTTTCTGAAGCTCAGTGGAACACGACGGCCAGAGTTTTCAGTCACATCCGTCTTGGCTTGGGCCATGTTCTTATTATAGtccagtgttttatttcttcaatGGCCAATATCTATAATGAAAAGATACTGAAGGAAGGGAACCAACTCACCGAAAGCATTTTCGTACAGAACAGCAAACTCTATTTCTttggtgttctttttaatggacTGACCCTGGGCCTTCAGAGCGGTAACCGTGATCAGATTAAGAATTGTGGGATTTTTTATGGCCACAATGCATTTTCAGTAGCCCTTATTTTTGTAACTGCATTCCAGGGCCTCTCGGTGGCCTTTATTCTGAAGTTCCTGGATAACATGTTCCATGTCTTGATGGCACAGGTCACCACTGTCGTCATCACAACGGTGTCTGTCTTGGTCTTTGACTTCAGGCCCTCCCTGGAGTTTTTCTTAGAAGCCCCATCAGTTCTTCTCTCAATACTTATTTACAATGCCAGCAATCCTCAAGGTGTGGAAAACGTACCTAGGAAAGAAAGGATTCGAGATCTAAGTGGCACTCTTTGGGAGCGCTCCAGTGGG GATGGAGAAGAACTGGAAAGACTTACCAAACCCAAGAGTGATATTGAATCAGATGAAGATACTTTCTAA
- the SLC35A5 gene encoding UDP-sugar transporter protein SLC35A5 isoform X2, which produces MCDKKAFLDVGEKPVLTEEGRYLFGLCRLRPARVVGVGIFQRVSHQFPRSCALLYTRELKNSGMESNCGHPMLSASSAMYTFLLGAIFITLSSSRILLVKYSANEENKYDYLPTTVNVCSELVKLVFCALVSFWVLKKDHQNRKLRCGSWKEFFNFMKWSIPAFLYFLDNLIVFYVLSYLQPAMAVIFSNFSIITTALLFRIVLKRHLNRIQWASLLILFLSIVALTSGTETSQHSLAGHGFHHDALFSPSNSCLLFRSECPRKDNCTAKEWTFSEAQWNTTARVFSHIRLGLGHVLIIVQCFISSMANIYNEKILKEGNQLTESIFVQNSKLYFFGVLFNGLTLGLQSGNRDQIKNCGIFYGHNAFSVALIFVTAFQGLSVAFILKFLDNMFHVLMAQVTTVVITTVSVLVFDFRPSLEFFLEAPSVLLSILIYNASNPQGVENVPRKERIRDLSGTLWERSSGDGEELERLTKPKSDIESDEDTF; this is translated from the exons ATGTGTGACAAGAAGGCGTTCCTAGATGTTGGAGAGAAACCTGTCCTTACCGAGGAGGGGAGATATCTCTTTGGCCTCTGTAGGCTTAGGCCCGCTAGGGTTGTGGGTGTTGGCATTTTTCAACGCGTCTCCCATCAGTTTCCCAGGTCCTGTGCGCTGCTTTATACTAG GGAATTAAAAAACAGTGGAATGGAAAGCAATTGTGGTCATCCCATGTTAAGCGCCTCGTCAGCAATGTATACATTCCTGCTGGGGGCCATATTCATTACTTTAAGCTCAAGTCGCATCCTACTGGTAAAATATTCAGCTAATGAAG AGAACAAATATGATTATCTTCCAACTACTGTGAATGTGTGCTCAGAACTGGTAAAGCTGGTTTTCTGTGCGCTTGTGTCATTCTGGGTTTTAAAGAAAG atcaTCAAAATAGAAAGTTGAGATGTGGTTCCTGGAAGGAATTCTTCAATTTCATGAAGTGGTCCATTCCTGCCTTTCTTTATTTCCTGGATAATTTGATTGTCTTCTATGTCCTTTCCTATCTTCAGCCT gCCATGGCTGTTATCTTCTCAAATTTTAGCATTATAACAACAGCTCTCCTATTCAGGATAGTACTGAA GAGGCATCTAAACAGGATACAGTGGGCTTCCCTCCTGATTCTGTTTTTGTCTATTGTGGCCCTCACTTCTGGGACGGAGACCTCACAGCATAGCCTGGCAGGACATGGATTTCATCATGACGCCCTCTTCAGCCCATCCAATTCCTGTCTTCTCTTCAGAAGTGAGTGTCCCAGGAAAGACAATTGCACAGCAAAGGAGTGGACATTTTCTGAAGCTCAGTGGAACACGACGGCCAGAGTTTTCAGTCACATCCGTCTTGGCTTGGGCCATGTTCTTATTATAGtccagtgttttatttcttcaatGGCCAATATCTATAATGAAAAGATACTGAAGGAAGGGAACCAACTCACCGAAAGCATTTTCGTACAGAACAGCAAACTCTATTTCTttggtgttctttttaatggacTGACCCTGGGCCTTCAGAGCGGTAACCGTGATCAGATTAAGAATTGTGGGATTTTTTATGGCCACAATGCATTTTCAGTAGCCCTTATTTTTGTAACTGCATTCCAGGGCCTCTCGGTGGCCTTTATTCTGAAGTTCCTGGATAACATGTTCCATGTCTTGATGGCACAGGTCACCACTGTCGTCATCACAACGGTGTCTGTCTTGGTCTTTGACTTCAGGCCCTCCCTGGAGTTTTTCTTAGAAGCCCCATCAGTTCTTCTCTCAATACTTATTTACAATGCCAGCAATCCTCAAGGTGTGGAAAACGTACCTAGGAAAGAAAGGATTCGAGATCTAAGTGGCACTCTTTGGGAGCGCTCCAGTGGG GATGGAGAAGAACTGGAAAGACTTACCAAACCCAAGAGTGATATTGAATCAGATGAAGATACTTTCTAA
- the SLC35A5 gene encoding UDP-sugar transporter protein SLC35A5 isoform X3 has translation MESNCGHPMLSASSAMYTFLLGAIFITLSSSRILLVKYSANEENKYDYLPTTVNVCSELVKLVFCALVSFWVLKKEDHQNRKLRCGSWKEFFNFMKWSIPAFLYFLDNLIVFYVLSYLQPAMAVIFSNFSIITTALLFRIVLKRHLNRIQWASLLILFLSIVALTSGTETSQHSLAGHGFHHDALFSPSNSCLLFRSECPRKDNCTAKEWTFSEAQWNTTARVFSHIRLGLGHVLIIVQCFISSMANIYNEKILKEGNQLTESIFVQNSKLYFFGVLFNGLTLGLQSGNRDQIKNCGIFYGHNAFSVALIFVTAFQGLSVAFILKFLDNMFHVLMAQVTTVVITTVSVLVFDFRPSLEFFLEAPSVLLSILIYNASNPQGVENVPRKERIRDLSGTLWERSSGDGEELERLTKPKSDIESDEDTF, from the exons ATGGAAAGCAATTGTGGTCATCCCATGTTAAGCGCCTCGTCAGCAATGTATACATTCCTGCTGGGGGCCATATTCATTACTTTAAGCTCAAGTCGCATCCTACTGGTAAAATATTCAGCTAATGAAG AGAACAAATATGATTATCTTCCAACTACTGTGAATGTGTGCTCAGAACTGGTAAAGCTGGTTTTCTGTGCGCTTGTGTCATTCTGGGTTTTAAAGAAAG aagatcaTCAAAATAGAAAGTTGAGATGTGGTTCCTGGAAGGAATTCTTCAATTTCATGAAGTGGTCCATTCCTGCCTTTCTTTATTTCCTGGATAATTTGATTGTCTTCTATGTCCTTTCCTATCTTCAGCCT gCCATGGCTGTTATCTTCTCAAATTTTAGCATTATAACAACAGCTCTCCTATTCAGGATAGTACTGAA GAGGCATCTAAACAGGATACAGTGGGCTTCCCTCCTGATTCTGTTTTTGTCTATTGTGGCCCTCACTTCTGGGACGGAGACCTCACAGCATAGCCTGGCAGGACATGGATTTCATCATGACGCCCTCTTCAGCCCATCCAATTCCTGTCTTCTCTTCAGAAGTGAGTGTCCCAGGAAAGACAATTGCACAGCAAAGGAGTGGACATTTTCTGAAGCTCAGTGGAACACGACGGCCAGAGTTTTCAGTCACATCCGTCTTGGCTTGGGCCATGTTCTTATTATAGtccagtgttttatttcttcaatGGCCAATATCTATAATGAAAAGATACTGAAGGAAGGGAACCAACTCACCGAAAGCATTTTCGTACAGAACAGCAAACTCTATTTCTttggtgttctttttaatggacTGACCCTGGGCCTTCAGAGCGGTAACCGTGATCAGATTAAGAATTGTGGGATTTTTTATGGCCACAATGCATTTTCAGTAGCCCTTATTTTTGTAACTGCATTCCAGGGCCTCTCGGTGGCCTTTATTCTGAAGTTCCTGGATAACATGTTCCATGTCTTGATGGCACAGGTCACCACTGTCGTCATCACAACGGTGTCTGTCTTGGTCTTTGACTTCAGGCCCTCCCTGGAGTTTTTCTTAGAAGCCCCATCAGTTCTTCTCTCAATACTTATTTACAATGCCAGCAATCCTCAAGGTGTGGAAAACGTACCTAGGAAAGAAAGGATTCGAGATCTAAGTGGCACTCTTTGGGAGCGCTCCAGTGGG GATGGAGAAGAACTGGAAAGACTTACCAAACCCAAGAGTGATATTGAATCAGATGAAGATACTTTCTAA
- the SLC35A5 gene encoding UDP-sugar transporter protein SLC35A5 isoform X4, translating to MAMAVIFSNFSIITTALLFRIVLKRHLNRIQWASLLILFLSIVALTSGTETSQHSLAGHGFHHDALFSPSNSCLLFRSECPRKDNCTAKEWTFSEAQWNTTARVFSHIRLGLGHVLIIVQCFISSMANIYNEKILKEGNQLTESIFVQNSKLYFFGVLFNGLTLGLQSGNRDQIKNCGIFYGHNAFSVALIFVTAFQGLSVAFILKFLDNMFHVLMAQVTTVVITTVSVLVFDFRPSLEFFLEAPSVLLSILIYNASNPQGVENVPRKERIRDLSGTLWERSSGDGEELERLTKPKSDIESDEDTF from the exons ATG gCCATGGCTGTTATCTTCTCAAATTTTAGCATTATAACAACAGCTCTCCTATTCAGGATAGTACTGAA GAGGCATCTAAACAGGATACAGTGGGCTTCCCTCCTGATTCTGTTTTTGTCTATTGTGGCCCTCACTTCTGGGACGGAGACCTCACAGCATAGCCTGGCAGGACATGGATTTCATCATGACGCCCTCTTCAGCCCATCCAATTCCTGTCTTCTCTTCAGAAGTGAGTGTCCCAGGAAAGACAATTGCACAGCAAAGGAGTGGACATTTTCTGAAGCTCAGTGGAACACGACGGCCAGAGTTTTCAGTCACATCCGTCTTGGCTTGGGCCATGTTCTTATTATAGtccagtgttttatttcttcaatGGCCAATATCTATAATGAAAAGATACTGAAGGAAGGGAACCAACTCACCGAAAGCATTTTCGTACAGAACAGCAAACTCTATTTCTttggtgttctttttaatggacTGACCCTGGGCCTTCAGAGCGGTAACCGTGATCAGATTAAGAATTGTGGGATTTTTTATGGCCACAATGCATTTTCAGTAGCCCTTATTTTTGTAACTGCATTCCAGGGCCTCTCGGTGGCCTTTATTCTGAAGTTCCTGGATAACATGTTCCATGTCTTGATGGCACAGGTCACCACTGTCGTCATCACAACGGTGTCTGTCTTGGTCTTTGACTTCAGGCCCTCCCTGGAGTTTTTCTTAGAAGCCCCATCAGTTCTTCTCTCAATACTTATTTACAATGCCAGCAATCCTCAAGGTGTGGAAAACGTACCTAGGAAAGAAAGGATTCGAGATCTAAGTGGCACTCTTTGGGAGCGCTCCAGTGGG GATGGAGAAGAACTGGAAAGACTTACCAAACCCAAGAGTGATATTGAATCAGATGAAGATACTTTCTAA